The Pelobates fuscus isolate aPelFus1 chromosome 2, aPelFus1.pri, whole genome shotgun sequence genome has a segment encoding these proteins:
- the LOC134585755 gene encoding gamma-glutamylcyclotransferase-like: MATASTAGLQPGGDSYYFAYVSNLLKERILLDNPSASFHTIALLKNFKLAFGTSEGNMNSRWHGGVATVVESEGDEVWCVVWKMGIYSLNSLDIQEGVHKGIYEPIEIKVQTAGGDLICRCYQMNKCVYGLTSPQYKQVMCMGAKQNDLPLQYQKMLEDIQTNDYSGPIPIMDRLMDAIRNIHNDE, encoded by the coding sequence ATGGCGACCGCAAGCACAGCTGGCCTGCAGCCCGGAGGGGACTCCTATTACTTTGCCTATGTGAGTAACCTGTTAAAAGAGCGGATTCTCCTGGACAACCCGTCTGCATCCTTTCACACCATAGCCTTACTAAAGAATTTCAAGCTTGCTTTTGGCACCTCTGAAGGAAACATGAATTCCAGGTGGCACGGAGGAGTGGCAACTGTGGTGGAGAGTGAAGGAGATGAAGTCTGGTGTGTTGTATGGAAAATGGGCATTTATTCTTTGAACTCTTTGGACATACAGGAAGGTGTTCACAAGGGCATTTATGAACCAATTGAGATTAAAGTCCAGACAGCGGGAGGAGATCTCATCTGCCGGTGCTACCAAATGAATAAATGTGTTTACGGACTCACGTCCCCCCAGTACAAACAGGTCATGTGCATGGGTGCAAAGCAGAACGACTTACCACTTCAATATCAGAAGATGTTGGAAGATATacaaacaaacgattattcaggTCCAATCCCAATCATGGACAGATTAATGGATGCAATCAGAAATATACACAATGATGAATAA